In one window of Comamonas testosteroni DNA:
- a CDS encoding cbb3-type cytochrome oxidase subunit 3, with amino-acid sequence MDITIMRIVATLASLACFVGIWWWAYARRNQARFDEAAQVPFLED; translated from the coding sequence ATGGATATCACCATCATGCGTATCGTGGCCACGCTGGCATCGCTGGCGTGTTTCGTGGGCATCTGGTGGTGGGCGTATGCCCGCCGCAACCAGGCCCGTTTTGACGAGGCAGCTCAGGTTCCATTCCTGGAAGACTGA
- the ccoO gene encoding cytochrome-c oxidase, cbb3-type subunit II yields the protein MSDQNNAAPKSFSHEKIETSNFLLIALTLFVLTIGGLVEIVPLFFQKSTTEAVAGLKPYTPLQLMGRDVYLREGCYNCHSQMIRPFRAETMRYGHYSVAGEFVYDHPFQWGSKRTGPDLHRVGGKYSDEWHRIHLNNPRDVVPESNMPAYSWLEANKVDDTAVATRMSALRKVGVPYTDAEIAGAQAEVKDKTEMEAVIAYLQVLGRAVK from the coding sequence ATGTCTGATCAAAATAACGCAGCTCCCAAGAGCTTTTCGCACGAGAAGATCGAGACCAGCAACTTTTTGCTGATCGCGCTGACGCTGTTCGTGCTGACCATTGGTGGCCTGGTGGAAATCGTGCCGCTGTTCTTCCAGAAGTCCACGACCGAAGCAGTGGCGGGTCTCAAGCCCTACACCCCGTTGCAGCTGATGGGGCGCGACGTCTATCTGCGCGAGGGTTGCTACAACTGTCACTCGCAGATGATCCGCCCCTTCCGCGCCGAGACCATGCGCTATGGCCACTACTCGGTGGCTGGCGAGTTCGTGTACGACCACCCCTTCCAGTGGGGCTCCAAGCGTACCGGCCCCGACCTGCATCGTGTGGGCGGCAAGTACAGCGACGAATGGCATCGCATCCACCTGAACAACCCGCGTGACGTGGTGCCCGAGTCCAATATGCCTGCTTACTCCTGGCTGGAAGCCAACAAGGTGGATGACACGGCCGTGGCAACGCGCATGAGCGCGCTGCGCAAGGTGGGCGTGCCGTACACCGATGCGGAAATCGCCGGTGCTCAGGCCGAGGTCAAGGACAAGACAGAGATGGAGGCAGTGATTGCCTATCTGCAGGTCCTTGGTCGCGCCGTCAAGTAA
- the ccoS gene encoding cbb3-type cytochrome oxidase assembly protein CcoS, with protein MDILYVLIPLSVVLVMAIVAALWWAVYRGQFESVEQEGERILRDD; from the coding sequence ATGGACATTTTGTATGTATTGATTCCGCTGTCGGTTGTTCTGGTCATGGCCATTGTGGCTGCCCTGTGGTGGGCCGTGTACCGGGGCCAGTTCGAGAGCGTGGAACAAGAAGGCGAGCGCATTCTTCGCGACGATTGA
- the ccoN gene encoding cytochrome-c oxidase, cbb3-type subunit I has translation MEATNNNAVYYDDTVVRQFSIMAVVWGVVGMAVGVFIASQLAWPELNFGIPWLSYGRLRPLHTNAVIFAFGGSALFATSYYVVQRTCQTKLFMPKLASLTFWAWQLVIVGAAISLPLGYTQGKEYAELEWPLDLLIAVTWVSYAIVFFGTIGIRKVKHIYVANWFFGAFILAVALLHIVNNISIPAGWMKSYSAYAGVQDAMVQWWYGHNAVGFFLTAGFLGMMYYFIPKQAGRPVYSYRLSIVHFWALIFTYMWAGPHHLHYTALPDWAQSVGMVFSLILLAPSWGGMINGIMTLSGAWHKLRDDPILRFLIVSLSFYGMSTFEGPMMAIKTVNALSHYTDWTVGHVHSGALGWVGLITMGSLYYLIPRLFGREKMHSLAAIELHFWMATIGIVLYIAAMWIAGVMQGLMWRAVNPDGTLTYTFVESVKATYPFYVIRVTGGLLYLGGMLVMAWNTWKTAMAGRSVKVAVPAVVAHA, from the coding sequence ATGGAAGCAACAAATAACAATGCTGTCTATTACGACGACACCGTCGTAAGACAGTTCTCTATCATGGCCGTGGTATGGGGGGTGGTAGGTATGGCGGTGGGCGTGTTTATCGCGTCCCAGCTGGCCTGGCCGGAACTCAACTTCGGCATTCCCTGGCTGAGCTACGGACGTCTGCGTCCGCTGCATACCAATGCCGTGATCTTCGCTTTTGGTGGCTCGGCGCTGTTCGCGACCAGCTACTACGTGGTGCAACGCACCTGCCAGACCAAGCTGTTCATGCCCAAGCTGGCCAGCCTGACCTTCTGGGCCTGGCAACTGGTTATCGTCGGCGCTGCCATCAGCCTGCCTCTGGGTTACACCCAGGGCAAGGAATACGCTGAGCTGGAATGGCCCCTTGACTTGCTGATCGCCGTGACATGGGTGTCCTACGCCATTGTGTTCTTCGGCACTATCGGCATCCGCAAGGTCAAGCACATCTATGTGGCCAACTGGTTCTTCGGCGCCTTTATCCTGGCCGTGGCCCTGCTGCATATCGTCAACAATATTTCCATCCCTGCGGGCTGGATGAAGAGCTACTCGGCTTACGCTGGCGTGCAGGATGCAATGGTTCAGTGGTGGTACGGGCACAACGCCGTGGGCTTCTTCCTGACCGCCGGCTTCCTGGGCATGATGTATTACTTCATCCCCAAGCAGGCGGGTCGTCCCGTGTACTCGTATCGCCTGTCGATCGTGCACTTCTGGGCGCTGATCTTCACGTACATGTGGGCGGGTCCTCACCACCTGCACTACACCGCTTTGCCTGACTGGGCCCAGTCCGTGGGCATGGTGTTCTCGCTGATCCTGCTGGCTCCCAGCTGGGGCGGCATGATCAACGGCATCATGACGCTGTCGGGTGCCTGGCACAAGCTGCGCGACGACCCTATCTTGCGTTTCCTGATCGTGTCCCTGTCGTTCTACGGCATGTCCACCTTCGAAGGCCCGATGATGGCCATCAAGACCGTGAACGCGCTGAGCCACTACACCGACTGGACCGTGGGCCACGTGCACTCCGGCGCTCTGGGCTGGGTGGGTCTGATCACCATGGGCTCTCTGTACTACCTGATCCCCCGTCTGTTCGGTCGCGAGAAGATGCACTCCCTGGCCGCGATCGAGCTGCACTTCTGGATGGCGACCATCGGCATCGTGCTGTACATCGCCGCAATGTGGATTGCCGGTGTGATGCAGGGCCTGATGTGGCGCGCTGTCAACCCCGACGGCACGCTGACCTACACCTTCGTGGAAAGCGTGAAGGCGACCTATCCCTTCTATGTGATTCGCGTGACTGGCGGTCTGCTGTACCTGGGCGGCATGCTGGTGATGGCATGGAACACATGGAAGACCGCAATGGCCGGCCGTTCCGTCAAGGTGGCAGTGCCTGCCGTGGTGGCTCACGCTTGA
- the ccoP gene encoding cytochrome-c oxidase, cbb3-type subunit III gives MSDFINNFWSVYVAAITLIGIFGCLLLLILVASKKVVPSSDNTTGHVWDEDLRELNNPMPKWWMGLFVITVVFSLGYLVVYPGLGGFGGKLDWSQTGAYDKEMAKAKADLEPLYAKFTSMPTEEMAKDPQAMAIGERLFMNNCAQCHGSDARGSKSFPNLADGDWLHGGSPEKIRETITNGRIGIMPPMAAAVGSAEDVRNVAHYVLSLSGSPHDAVKASQGKSKFVACAACHGMDGKGNPALGAPNLTDDIWLHGWGEAAIVNIVNNGKHNEMPAQKEKLTEAQIAVLASYVWSLSNTQNQK, from the coding sequence ATGAGCGATTTCATTAACAATTTCTGGTCAGTGTATGTCGCGGCGATTACGCTGATTGGCATCTTTGGCTGCTTGCTGCTGCTGATTCTGGTGGCCAGCAAGAAGGTCGTTCCCTCGAGCGACAACACCACAGGCCATGTCTGGGACGAAGACCTGCGTGAACTCAACAACCCCATGCCCAAGTGGTGGATGGGTCTGTTCGTGATCACCGTGGTTTTCAGCTTGGGCTATCTTGTGGTCTACCCAGGTCTGGGCGGCTTCGGCGGCAAGCTGGACTGGAGCCAGACCGGCGCCTACGACAAGGAAATGGCCAAGGCCAAGGCGGACCTGGAGCCTCTGTACGCCAAGTTCACCAGCATGCCTACCGAAGAAATGGCCAAGGACCCTCAGGCCATGGCCATTGGCGAGCGTCTGTTCATGAACAACTGTGCGCAATGCCATGGCTCTGACGCTCGCGGCAGCAAGTCCTTCCCGAATCTGGCGGACGGCGACTGGTTGCATGGTGGATCTCCCGAGAAGATCAGGGAGACCATCACCAACGGCCGTATCGGCATCATGCCGCCCATGGCGGCAGCCGTGGGCTCGGCGGAAGATGTGCGCAATGTGGCGCACTATGTGCTGAGCCTGTCGGGCAGTCCTCACGATGCCGTCAAGGCTTCGCAAGGCAAGTCCAAGTTCGTGGCCTGTGCGGCTTGTCACGGCATGGACGGCAAGGGCAACCCTGCGCTGGGAGCGCCTAACCTGACCGATGACATCTGGCTGCATGGCTGGGGTGAGGCGGCAATCGTCAACATCGTCAACAACGGCAAGCACAATGAAATGCCTGCCCAGAAAGAGAAGTTGACGGAGGCGCAAATTGCCGTGTTGGCTTCCTATGTCTGGAGTCTTTCGAATACGCAAAACCAGAAGTAA
- a CDS encoding universal stress protein, with the protein MYNRILIATDGTELSDKAVHAGLDLAALCGASVIALKVVSHYPRSYLEGSDLLDIKEAKRIEEQWTTQAQTLLNGVKAFGHERKVNVTTEIAHSDLVAESIVEMAKKHDCDLIVMASHGRKGLQRLLLGSETQHVLTHSHVPVLVLR; encoded by the coding sequence ATGTACAACCGCATTTTGATTGCTACCGACGGCACCGAACTCTCGGACAAGGCTGTGCATGCAGGCCTGGATCTGGCCGCCTTGTGCGGCGCCAGCGTGATTGCGCTCAAGGTTGTCTCGCACTATCCGCGCAGCTACCTGGAAGGCAGCGACTTGCTGGACATCAAGGAAGCCAAGCGCATTGAAGAGCAATGGACCACTCAGGCCCAGACCCTGCTGAACGGCGTCAAAGCCTTTGGCCATGAGCGCAAGGTCAATGTCACCACCGAAATCGCCCACTCCGACCTGGTGGCCGAGTCGATTGTGGAGATGGCCAAAAAGCATGACTGCGACCTGATAGTCATGGCTTCGCACGGTCGCAAGGGTCTGCAGCGCCTGCTGCTGGGCAGCGAAACCCAGCATGTGCTGACGCACTCACACGTGCCGGTGCTGGTGCTGCGCTGA
- a CDS encoding heavy metal translocating P-type ATPase, with translation MHSHLLDDPQEWSSFGRPAGQSPKAPISENATESPVWDSFVVLEGMHCAACALTIEEALRAVPGVQAAEVSAATRRARVEWRPALVLPSQWMEAISRAGYRALPARDAFARELRQAETRRALWRWLVAGLCMMQVMMYAWPAYTARPGDLSLEMETLLRWASWVISLPVVLFCCGPFFKSALKDITQRRVSMDLPVALGMFIAFVISTLGTFDPSGPFGQEVFFDSLTMFVFFLLTGRWLELRLRDRTAGALEAVMNRLPDSVLRQQPDTGEFERVATRRLRVGDVVRVLTGEAFPADGRILRGTTHADEALLTGESTPVLRAQGDAVTAGSYNLDSVVDVRVDSVGEGTRFAQIVNLMESASLQKPTLAQLADRVARPFLVVVLLAALAAAIWWWPADPGKAMMVAVAVLIVTCPCALSLATPVAMLTAAGTLARSGVLVRNLQGLEALAAVDTLVFDKTGTLTRDGLVLRALTPAEGQNTDDLLALAALLARQSMHPASRSLAQAAEVAEVPASGWLLDSVQEVAGSGLDVWVQARSNTALRRHLRLGSAAHCGVPELAPDEPGQSVMLAEQLQSGWLPLAQFHLSEDVRPEAARVIADLRQQGVAVQLLSGDRSAAVRTVAARLGIERAQGDCKPQDKLAAMQAAQAAGHKVAMVGDGLNDGPVLAGAHVSFAFGKAVPLAQSRADFVVLGDSLELVLQSLLLARRTLSVVRQNLGWAAAYNAISIPLALVGWMPAWLAGLGMALSSLLVVANAARLARALPLQAADSNASAPAHLAPRGTVMPLTQGGH, from the coding sequence ATGCACAGTCATCTGCTGGACGATCCGCAAGAATGGAGCTCGTTTGGTCGCCCCGCCGGCCAGAGCCCCAAGGCTCCAATCTCCGAGAACGCAACCGAGTCCCCGGTGTGGGATTCCTTCGTGGTTCTGGAGGGCATGCACTGTGCTGCGTGCGCGCTGACCATCGAGGAGGCGCTTCGGGCTGTCCCCGGAGTGCAGGCCGCCGAAGTCAGTGCCGCAACGCGCCGAGCCCGTGTCGAGTGGCGTCCCGCCCTGGTGCTTCCATCGCAATGGATGGAGGCCATATCGCGTGCCGGCTACCGGGCCTTGCCCGCGCGCGACGCGTTTGCGCGTGAGCTGCGCCAGGCCGAGACGCGCCGCGCCCTGTGGCGCTGGCTGGTGGCCGGCCTGTGCATGATGCAGGTGATGATGTACGCATGGCCTGCCTATACGGCGCGCCCCGGTGATCTGTCGCTGGAGATGGAGACCTTGCTGCGCTGGGCATCCTGGGTGATTTCTCTGCCTGTGGTGCTGTTTTGCTGCGGCCCTTTCTTCAAGAGCGCGCTCAAGGACATCACCCAGCGCCGCGTGAGCATGGACCTGCCTGTGGCCCTGGGCATGTTCATCGCCTTTGTCATCAGCACGCTGGGCACTTTTGATCCCTCCGGTCCCTTCGGTCAGGAAGTCTTCTTCGACTCGCTGACCATGTTTGTCTTCTTCCTGCTCACAGGGCGCTGGCTGGAGCTGCGCCTGCGCGACCGCACGGCCGGTGCATTGGAAGCCGTGATGAACCGGCTGCCGGATTCGGTGCTGCGTCAGCAGCCTGACACAGGCGAGTTCGAGCGCGTGGCCACACGCCGGTTGCGCGTGGGCGATGTGGTGCGCGTGCTCACGGGCGAGGCTTTTCCCGCAGACGGCCGGATTCTGCGCGGTACCACCCATGCCGATGAGGCACTTCTGACAGGCGAATCCACGCCTGTTTTGCGTGCGCAGGGCGATGCAGTCACCGCCGGCAGCTACAACCTGGACAGTGTTGTCGATGTGAGAGTGGACAGCGTGGGTGAGGGCACCCGCTTTGCGCAGATCGTGAATCTGATGGAAAGCGCTTCGCTGCAAAAGCCAACACTGGCCCAGCTGGCCGACAGGGTGGCCCGTCCTTTCCTTGTCGTGGTGCTGCTGGCGGCGCTGGCTGCGGCCATCTGGTGGTGGCCTGCCGATCCGGGCAAAGCCATGATGGTGGCCGTGGCCGTGCTCATCGTCACCTGCCCCTGTGCGCTTTCTCTGGCAACGCCCGTGGCCATGCTGACGGCGGCCGGCACCCTGGCGCGCAGCGGCGTGCTGGTGCGCAATCTGCAGGGGCTGGAGGCGCTGGCTGCGGTGGATACGTTGGTGTTCGACAAGACCGGGACGCTGACGCGCGACGGCCTGGTGCTGCGCGCGCTGACACCTGCCGAAGGTCAAAACACTGATGACCTGCTGGCGCTGGCCGCCTTGCTGGCGCGTCAGTCCATGCATCCCGCTTCCAGGTCCCTGGCGCAGGCGGCCGAGGTGGCCGAGGTGCCTGCCAGCGGGTGGCTGCTGGACTCTGTTCAGGAAGTTGCCGGCAGCGGCCTCGATGTCTGGGTGCAGGCGCGCAGCAATACCGCTTTGCGCCGTCATCTTCGTCTGGGCTCGGCCGCGCATTGCGGCGTGCCCGAGTTGGCACCGGATGAGCCAGGGCAGAGCGTGATGCTGGCCGAACAATTGCAAAGTGGCTGGCTGCCCCTGGCGCAGTTCCATCTGAGCGAGGACGTGCGTCCCGAAGCGGCCCGGGTCATTGCCGACCTCAGGCAGCAAGGTGTGGCGGTGCAACTGCTCTCGGGAGACCGTTCTGCGGCAGTGCGTACGGTCGCCGCCAGACTGGGCATAGAGCGGGCGCAGGGTGATTGCAAACCGCAGGACAAGCTGGCAGCCATGCAGGCGGCACAGGCTGCAGGGCATAAGGTGGCCATGGTGGGCGACGGCCTGAATGACGGCCCAGTTTTAGCCGGAGCGCATGTCTCTTTTGCTTTTGGTAAAGCAGTGCCGCTGGCACAATCGCGAGCAGACTTCGTGGTACTGGGAGACAGCCTGGAGTTAGTGTTGCAAAGCCTGTTGCTGGCCCGACGGACCCTGTCCGTGGTGCGTCAGAACCTGGGCTGGGCAGCAGCCTATAACGCGATCTCTATTCCTCTGGCCCTTGTGGGCTGGATGCCTGCCTGGCTGGCAGGGCTCGGCATGGCGCTGAGCTCCTTGCTGGTCGTCGCCAACGCAGCCCGTCTTGCACGTGCGTTGCCGCTGCAGGCTGCAGATAGCAACGCGTCCGCCCCCGCGCACCTTGCGCCGCGGGGCACCGTCATGCCACTGACTCAAGGAGGCCATTGA